The Porites lutea chromosome 11, jaPorLute2.1, whole genome shotgun sequence genome includes a region encoding these proteins:
- the LOC140951502 gene encoding sodium- and chloride-dependent GABA transporter 1-like, which translates to MEKSTHGDMDSTEKKLIEKGNEANGEENGDSSGSNSAVVEIQDEREQWGKKTDFLLSCIGFAVGLGNVWRFPHLCYANGGGAFLIPYIIFLILCGMPMFYMELAVGQYFSLGPLGSWGAACPLFQGVGYASMMVSFLVSAYYNIIIAWCLYYLFLSMKKEVPWKSCGNWWNTDNCLAGRIPNKTSCSAFTNNTAAIANGTAALANATFPNCSSNSTLEDHASPSLEFWQHYVLRLTDSIGDAGDFRWEILLCLIAAWVIVYFCMWKGVKSSGKVVYFTATFPYIVLFILFIRGVTLPNASEGIIYYLKPDFARLKDPGVWVAAATQIFYSLGIGFGSLVTMGSYNKFHNNVYKDAMMISLINCGTSVFAGFVIFSTLGFMAGVLNKDITSVASSGPGLAFVVYPEAIAQMPISPLWAILFFFMLLTLGLDSQFGMMEAVITGFVDEYHILRKRKELFIFVACIICFLLGLPCVTQGGAYVLNLFDYQSGGVSLLFLAFFETVTLAWIYGTDKFALDIEKMIGCRPGLWWRFCWKFCAPAIMAGIFLYSTSQWAGVSYGDYKYPPWAEFIGWVLALSSMLLIPGVAIWQLYRTPGTFMERLYICLKPDPVIQREIEEKQGLEHKVELVKV; encoded by the exons ATGGAAAAGAGTACACATGGGGATATGGATTCTACCGAAAAGAAGTTGATCGAGAAGGGAAATGAGGCAAACGGGGAAGAAAACGGTGACTCAAGTGGCAGCAATTCTGCAGTTGTCGAGATACAGGATGAACGCGAACAGTGGggaaagaaaacagattttttgCTTTCCTGTATCGGATTTGCCGTCGGTTTGGGAAATGTTTGGCGTTTTCCCCATCTCTGCTACGCCAATGGTGGAG GAGCTTTCCTCATACCCTAtataatttttcttatattgTGTGGAATGCCAATGTTTTACATGGAACTGGCTGTTGGACAGTACTTCAGTCTTGGTCCGCTTGGATCATGGGGAGCTGCCTGTCCATTGTTTCAAG GGGTTGGATATGCCAGCATGATGGTTTCTTTTCTTGTGAGTGCTTACTACAACATCATCATAGCCTGGTGCCTTTATTACCTGTTCTTGTCCATGAAGAAGGAGGTTCCTTGGAAATCTTGTGGTAATTGGTGGAACACTGACAATTGTTTAGCAGGCCGTATACCAAATAAAACCAGCTGTTCTGCTTTTACAAATAACACAGCAGCTATTGCCAATGGTACTGCTGCACTTGCTAATGCAACATTTCCAAACTGCAGTAGTAATTCAACATTAGAAGACCATGCCTCACCATCTCTGGAGTTTTGGCA aCATTATGTCCTACGTTTGACGGACAGTATTGGTGATGCAGGAGATTTCAGATGGGAGATATTACTTTGTCTAATTGCAGCATGGGTTATAGTGTACTTTTGCATGTGGAAAGGTGTCAAATCTTCTGGAAAG GTTGTGTACTTCACTGCAACCTTTCCTTACATTGTTTTGTTTATCTTGTTCATCCGTGGTGTCACACTTCCAAATGCAAGTGAAGGCATCATTTACTATTTGAAGCCTGATTTTGCACGTCTCAAGGACCCAGGG GTGTGGGTAGCAGCTGCTACTCAGATTTTTTACTCACTTGGCATTGGGTTTGGTTCTTTGGTTACGATGGGAAGTTACAATAAGTTCCATAACAACGTGTACAA AGATGCCATGATGATTTCGCTGATCAACTGTGGAACGAGTGTTTTTGCTGGCTTTGTTATCTTTTCCACCCTTGGTTTCATGGCTGGAGTGCTCAACAAAGACATCACATCAGTTGCAAGTTCTG GACCTGGACTGGCTTTTGTGGTGTATCCAGAGGCTATAGCACAAATGCCAATTTCTCCGTTGTGGGCTATCCTGTTCTTCTTCATGCTGCTGACTCTGGGTTTGGATAGTCAG TTTGGCATGATGGAAGCAGTAATCACAGGATTTGTTGATGAGTACCACATTCTCAGAAAACGCAAGGAACTATTCATCTTTGTTGCTTGTATCATTTGCTTTCTACTTGGCCTGCCGTGTGTAACCCAAGGTGGAGCATATGTTCTAAATCTGTTTGATTACCAGTCTGGAGgtgtttctcttttgtttttggctttCTTTGAGACTGTAACCTTGGCCTGGATATATGGTACAGACAAATTTGCTCTTGACATTGAGAAAATGATTGGATGCCGGCCAGGACTATGGTGGAGGTTTTGTTGGAAGTTCTGTGCACCAGCCATCATGGCTGGAATCTTTTTGTACAGTACTTCACAGTGGGCTGGAGTCTCCTACGGTGATTACAAGTATCCACCTTGGGCAGAATTTATAGGATGGGTTCTTGCTTTGTCATCCATGCTTTTGATTCCTGGAGTTGCCATTTGGCAGTTGTATCGCACTCCTGGCACATTCATGGAG CGACTTTATATATGCTTAAAACCAGACCCTGTTATCCAAAGGGAGATAGAAGAGAAGCAAGGTCTTGAACATAAAGTAGAACTTGTTAAAGTGTAA